Proteins encoded in a region of the Paucibacter sediminis genome:
- a CDS encoding DUF3422 family protein translates to MTPTLAPVLPTDDALRHQLHNEVHARPQAHIRLPALVVYVAVLNEDVSREQELAQLRLLPGQQDLALEALQGNFLRLHMEGGFTVKWERHSEFTRYSIVQPLPAEAGLDAERPHLAPALQVEPAWLAGIPGRTVAAVKLAMLEHEIDAPAEVLARAQRWLGGGDVLASQMGGRTGAGRGGMGHSMVVTDLQLRPCGFERMLVVFAPGTTETRAGRISQRLLELETYRLMALRGLPAAKALAPVLGEAEAALVQVTDQLVVKQSSEQDLLDALIAIAAKVERATAQNAYRFSATQAYHGLVQQRIAELRERPIPGTQTLGEFMQRRLSPAIATVAATAQRLASLSARTERASALLRTRVDIARETQNQQLLAKLTRGQELQLKLQTTVEGLSIAAISYYVISLLLYGGKALKSLGLPLNPELLAGALIPLVLWAVWRATRKLHAKLHH, encoded by the coding sequence ATGACACCCACCCTGGCGCCCGTACTGCCCACCGACGACGCCCTGCGCCATCAGCTGCACAACGAGGTGCACGCGCGCCCGCAGGCCCATATCCGCCTGCCGGCCCTGGTGGTCTATGTGGCGGTGCTCAACGAGGACGTGAGCCGCGAGCAGGAGCTCGCGCAGCTGCGCCTGCTGCCGGGCCAGCAAGACCTGGCCCTGGAGGCACTGCAGGGCAACTTCCTGCGCCTGCACATGGAGGGTGGCTTCACGGTGAAGTGGGAGCGCCACAGCGAATTCACGCGCTACTCGATCGTCCAGCCCCTGCCCGCCGAGGCCGGCCTGGACGCCGAGCGCCCGCACCTGGCGCCGGCCCTGCAGGTGGAGCCCGCCTGGCTGGCCGGCATTCCGGGCCGCACGGTGGCGGCGGTGAAGCTGGCGATGCTGGAGCATGAGATCGACGCGCCCGCCGAGGTGCTGGCGCGCGCGCAGCGCTGGCTGGGCGGCGGCGATGTGCTGGCTTCGCAAATGGGTGGAAGGACGGGAGCGGGCCGCGGCGGCATGGGCCATTCGATGGTGGTGACCGATCTGCAGCTGCGCCCCTGCGGCTTCGAACGCATGCTGGTGGTGTTCGCCCCCGGCACCACCGAGACGCGCGCCGGCCGCATCTCGCAGCGCCTGCTCGAGCTGGAGACCTACCGCCTGATGGCGCTGCGCGGCCTGCCCGCCGCCAAGGCGCTGGCGCCGGTGCTGGGCGAGGCCGAGGCCGCACTGGTGCAGGTGACCGACCAGTTGGTGGTGAAGCAGAGCTCGGAGCAGGATCTGCTGGATGCGCTGATCGCCATCGCCGCCAAGGTGGAACGCGCCACCGCGCAGAACGCCTACCGCTTCTCGGCCACCCAGGCCTATCACGGCCTGGTGCAGCAGCGCATTGCCGAGCTGCGCGAGCGCCCGATCCCGGGCACGCAGACGCTGGGCGAATTCATGCAGCGCCGGCTCTCGCCGGCGATCGCCACCGTGGCCGCCACCGCGCAGCGCCTGGCCTCGCTGTCGGCGCGCACCGAGCGCGCCAGCGCCCTGCTGCGCACGCGCGTGGACATCGCGCGCGAGACCCAGAACCAGCAGCTGCTGGCCAAGCTGACGCGCGGCCAGGAACTGCAGCTCAAACTGCAGACCACCGTGGAGGGGCTCTCGATCGCGGCGATCTCCTACTACGTGATCAGCCTGCTGCTGTACGGCGGCAAGGCGCTCAAGTCGCTGGGCCTGCCGCTCAACCCCGAGCTGCTGGCGGGCGCTCTGATCCCGCTGGTGCTATGGGCGGTGTGGCGCGCCACCCGGAAGCTGCACGCCAAGCTGCATCACTGA
- a CDS encoding DUF938 domain-containing protein: MPVTPPLHSPAAERNKQPILDALQGLLPAQGRALEIAAGTGQHGPHFMAGLPAWTWQATDLEPSRLEAIAAWAELAPAEVRARLPAPLRLDVLAEPWPLDGQRYELIFCANMLHIAPWPCCAALMRGAARHLAPAGLLVTYGPYLETDVPTAASNLAFDADLRARDATWGLRSLDAVRGEAAAAGLRLQQRIAMPANNLLLAWQGLPVA, from the coding sequence ATGCCCGTCACCCCGCCCCTGCATTCCCCCGCCGCCGAGCGCAACAAGCAGCCGATCCTGGATGCCCTGCAGGGCCTGCTGCCCGCCCAGGGCCGGGCGCTGGAGATCGCCGCCGGCACCGGCCAGCATGGCCCTCACTTCATGGCCGGCTTGCCGGCCTGGACCTGGCAGGCCACGGACCTGGAGCCGAGCCGCCTGGAGGCCATCGCCGCCTGGGCCGAGCTGGCGCCCGCCGAGGTGCGCGCGCGGCTGCCGGCGCCGCTGCGGCTGGACGTGCTGGCCGAGCCCTGGCCCCTGGACGGGCAGCGCTACGAGCTGATCTTCTGCGCCAATATGCTGCACATCGCGCCCTGGCCCTGCTGCGCCGCCCTGATGCGGGGCGCGGCCCGCCACCTCGCGCCGGCGGGGCTGTTGGTGACCTACGGGCCCTATCTGGAGACCGACGTGCCGACCGCGGCCAGCAACCTGGCCTTCGATGCCGACCTCCGCGCACGCGATGCGACCTGGGGCCTGCGCAGCCTGGACGCGGTGCGTGGCGAGGCCGCAGCCGCGGGCCTGCGTTTGCAGCAGCGCATCGCCATGCCCGCCAACAACCTGCTGCTGGCCTGGCAAGGGCTTCCGGTGGCCTGA
- a CDS encoding NAD-dependent epimerase/dehydratase family protein, with translation MKLLILGGTQFLGRHFVDAALAAGHELTLFNRGSRAGLFPEVEQLHGDRLQDLSALHGRRWDAVFDAGCYLPSAARRAAETLRDAVEHYCLISSISVYPHIDGRTVESSPLAALSAAQLEGAEALATTGGSQNGGGYGAAYGGLKALCEQTVQALLPGRTLVLRPGFIVGPYDFSPRLRYWLTRLAEGGAVLAPGRPERAVRMIDARDIADFALRQAAQRRPGVFNTAGADGLSMGQLLQAANIACGARAQLHWRSDAELLAAGVQPFADLPYWLPEADNAMMEIRDTAALAAGLHFRPLAETLHDTAAWLRGEPAQAPQGLARERERALLGLD, from the coding sequence ATGAAACTCCTGATCCTTGGCGGCACCCAATTCCTGGGCCGCCACTTCGTTGACGCCGCGCTGGCGGCCGGCCACGAGCTCACGCTCTTCAACCGCGGCAGCCGCGCCGGCCTCTTCCCCGAGGTCGAGCAGCTGCATGGCGACCGCCTGCAGGACCTGAGCGCCTTGCACGGCCGCCGCTGGGATGCCGTGTTCGACGCCGGCTGCTACCTGCCCAGCGCCGCGCGTCGCGCCGCCGAGACGCTGCGCGATGCGGTGGAGCATTACTGCCTGATCAGCAGCATCTCGGTCTATCCGCACATCGATGGCCGGACGGTGGAGAGCTCGCCGCTGGCCGCGCTCAGCGCCGCGCAGCTGGAAGGCGCGGAGGCCTTGGCCACTACTGGCGGCTCGCAAAACGGCGGCGGCTACGGCGCGGCCTACGGTGGCCTCAAGGCCTTGTGCGAGCAGACCGTGCAGGCCCTGCTGCCCGGCCGCACCCTGGTGCTGCGCCCCGGCTTCATCGTCGGCCCCTACGACTTCAGCCCGCGCCTGCGCTACTGGCTCACGCGCCTGGCCGAGGGCGGCGCGGTGCTGGCACCGGGCCGGCCCGAGCGCGCCGTGCGCATGATCGACGCGCGCGACATCGCCGACTTCGCGCTGCGGCAGGCCGCCCAGCGCCGCCCCGGGGTGTTCAACACCGCCGGCGCCGACGGCCTCAGCATGGGCCAGCTGCTGCAGGCCGCCAACATCGCCTGCGGCGCCAGAGCGCAGCTGCACTGGCGCAGCGACGCCGAGCTGCTGGCCGCCGGCGTGCAGCCCTTTGCCGACCTGCCCTATTGGCTGCCCGAGGCCGACAACGCGATGATGGAAATCCGCGACACCGCCGCCCTGGCCGCCGGCCTGCATTTCCGGCCGCTGGCCGAGACGCTGCACGACACCGCCGCCTGGCTGCGCGGTGAACCGGCGCAGGCGCCGCAGGGTCTGGCGCGCGAGCGCGAACGGGCGCTGCTGGGCCTGGACTAA
- a CDS encoding serine/threonine-protein kinase, with translation MSATPAPRREIDKSRWPELSPLLDELLDLEEPAARAARLAQLRAQDLALAEDLEELLARDAAMARAPVLDSPVLAQLAQLPTLKPGQQLGPYALEREIGQGGMGTVWLARRTDGRYEGQVAVKFLTSGLLGRGDSGRFAREGQILGRLAHPHIARLLDAGVAQDAGPPYLVLEYIDGQPIDRFCEQQALDVRARVTLFLDVLAAVAHAHNRLILHRDLKPSNILVNQAGEVKLLDFGIAKLLGDATQPAAATELTQQAGRAFTPQYAAPEQVQGGDVTTATDVYALGVLLYLLLSGQHPTAGAIANDDSPLARMKAVLEVEPRRLSEQARSTLDARRARELRGDLDTIVARALKKAPAERYANAEAMAADLKHWLAHEPIQARPDSAGYRIAKFVRRHRIGVAAGTLAGLAVATGAGVALWKAREAHQQRVQAESLIEFMLGDLRKKLEPVGRLDVLDAVGEKALDYYAQQDLGRTDADSLGRRSRALHLMGEVALKQRKFEPAAQLFAQAADSTGELLGRDPDNPQRIFDHAQSLYWLGDIAWQRRHMDAARTQFDAYLNLANRLHGIDPANPKWRQEQAFARWNIGVLLVRGGQPRQGLDALLEAKADWVALMRQDASVANDLIRTLGWLAEAQEVLGQFTNALQTNQEKLAAIRGLPELDRHRESQQLLHATQVAMSRLYLSVGRPDEAVDAAKQAWDGYRSLAALDSSNVEASENLALAGLQLAEVWLATGHGGPARALAQELSASVLQLRQASGPMPARRTTLAARWLTLRVQLSNDAELAAQRNALSQFLQERSPLAADSKQLWAFASAELALGDAFARGAAPGDAALHWERAYKISRQMVDPDGNAEPRVNCLTAHALLRLGRPQEARPFAENALSASYLHPMSLWLRERLQLAAAPP, from the coding sequence ATGAGCGCGACGCCTGCGCCCCGGCGCGAAATCGACAAGTCCCGCTGGCCCGAGCTGAGCCCGCTGCTGGACGAGCTGCTGGACCTGGAGGAGCCGGCCGCGCGCGCCGCCCGCCTGGCCCAGCTGCGCGCGCAAGACCTGGCCCTGGCCGAGGACCTGGAAGAGCTGCTGGCGCGCGACGCCGCGATGGCCCGCGCCCCCGTGCTGGACAGCCCGGTGCTCGCGCAGCTGGCCCAGCTGCCCACCCTCAAGCCCGGCCAGCAACTGGGCCCCTATGCCCTGGAGCGCGAGATCGGCCAGGGCGGCATGGGCACGGTCTGGCTGGCGCGCCGCACCGATGGCCGCTACGAGGGCCAGGTGGCGGTGAAATTCCTCACCTCCGGCCTGCTGGGCCGCGGCGACAGCGGCCGCTTCGCGCGCGAGGGCCAGATCCTCGGCCGCCTGGCCCATCCGCATATCGCCCGCCTGCTCGACGCCGGTGTGGCGCAGGACGCCGGCCCGCCCTATCTGGTGCTGGAATACATCGACGGCCAGCCCATCGACCGCTTCTGCGAGCAGCAGGCCCTCGATGTGCGGGCGCGCGTGACGCTGTTCCTGGACGTGCTGGCCGCCGTCGCGCACGCGCACAACCGCCTGATCCTGCACCGCGACCTGAAGCCTTCCAACATCCTGGTGAACCAGGCCGGCGAGGTGAAGCTGCTGGACTTCGGCATCGCCAAGCTGCTGGGCGACGCCACCCAGCCCGCCGCGGCCACCGAGCTGACCCAGCAGGCCGGGCGCGCCTTCACGCCGCAGTACGCCGCGCCCGAGCAGGTGCAGGGCGGCGATGTCACCACCGCCACCGATGTCTATGCGCTGGGCGTGCTGCTCTACCTGCTGCTGAGCGGCCAGCACCCCACCGCGGGCGCGATTGCCAATGACGACAGCCCGCTGGCACGCATGAAGGCGGTGCTGGAAGTGGAGCCGCGGCGCCTGTCCGAGCAGGCGCGTAGCACGCTGGACGCCAGGCGCGCGCGCGAGCTGCGCGGCGACCTCGACACCATCGTCGCGCGCGCGCTCAAGAAGGCCCCGGCCGAGCGCTATGCCAACGCCGAGGCCATGGCCGCGGATTTGAAACATTGGCTGGCGCACGAGCCCATCCAGGCGCGGCCGGACAGCGCGGGCTACCGGATCGCCAAGTTCGTGCGGCGGCACCGCATCGGCGTGGCCGCGGGCACTTTGGCCGGCCTGGCGGTTGCGACCGGCGCCGGCGTGGCGCTATGGAAGGCCCGCGAAGCGCATCAGCAGCGCGTGCAGGCCGAGAGCCTGATCGAGTTCATGCTCGGCGATCTGCGCAAGAAGCTCGAGCCGGTGGGGCGGCTGGACGTGCTCGACGCGGTGGGCGAAAAGGCGCTGGACTATTACGCGCAGCAGGACCTGGGTCGCACGGACGCCGACTCGCTGGGGCGCAGGTCAAGGGCTCTCCATCTGATGGGTGAAGTGGCACTGAAGCAGCGCAAGTTCGAGCCCGCGGCGCAGCTGTTCGCGCAGGCCGCCGATAGCACCGGCGAGCTGCTGGGCCGCGACCCAGACAATCCGCAGCGCATCTTCGACCACGCGCAAAGCCTTTACTGGCTGGGCGACATCGCCTGGCAGCGCCGCCACATGGACGCCGCGCGCACCCAGTTCGATGCCTACCTGAACCTGGCCAACCGTCTGCACGGCATTGACCCCGCCAATCCCAAGTGGCGGCAGGAACAGGCATTTGCGCGCTGGAATATCGGCGTACTGCTGGTGCGGGGCGGCCAGCCGCGGCAGGGTTTGGACGCGCTGCTGGAGGCCAAGGCGGACTGGGTCGCACTCATGCGCCAGGACGCATCCGTCGCGAACGACCTGATCCGGACCCTGGGCTGGCTCGCGGAAGCCCAGGAGGTGCTGGGCCAGTTCACCAACGCCTTGCAGACGAACCAAGAAAAACTGGCTGCCATTCGCGGCCTGCCCGAGCTGGATCGCCACCGCGAGTCGCAGCAACTGCTGCATGCCACACAGGTCGCGATGAGCCGGCTCTATCTCAGCGTGGGACGCCCCGATGAAGCGGTGGACGCTGCCAAGCAGGCCTGGGATGGTTATCGGAGCCTGGCGGCGCTGGACTCGAGCAATGTCGAGGCCTCGGAAAACCTGGCCTTGGCCGGCCTGCAGTTGGCCGAAGTCTGGCTCGCCACCGGCCATGGCGGGCCGGCCCGCGCGCTTGCGCAGGAACTTTCCGCCAGCGTTCTGCAGCTGCGCCAGGCATCCGGCCCAATGCCCGCCCGCCGCACCACCCTGGCAGCACGCTGGCTAACGCTCAGAGTGCAGCTCAGCAACGACGCCGAGCTTGCCGCCCAGCGCAATGCATTGAGTCAATTCCTGCAAGAGCGCAGCCCCCTGGCGGCCGACAGCAAGCAGCTATGGGCGTTTGCGAGCGCCGAACTGGCCCTGGGCGATGCCTTCGCGCGAGGCGCGGCGCCTGGCGACGCCGCGCTGCATTGGGAGCGTGCCTACAAGATCAGCCGGCAAATGGTCGATCCTGACGGCAACGCCGAGCCCCGCGTCAATTGCCTAACGGCACATGCGCTGCTGCGGCTGGGCCGCCCTCAAGAAGCGCGCCCGTTCGCCGAAAACGCCTTATCCGCCAGCTACCTGCATCCCATGAGTCTATGGCTGAGAGAGCGCCTGCAGCTGGCGGCGGCACCCCCTTAG
- a CDS encoding ECF-type sigma factor, whose translation MPSEITTLLRAAQSGDARAADQAIALLYADLQRLARSRLRQSGELTMLDATGLVHESYLRLQQQQGKLDFADRNHFLAYAARVMHSVVVDLVRAREAERRGGGAEHVTLNTAIAELPPQRDDEILRVHEALEELARLEPRLAQVVELRYFGGLLEAEIAAALGITERTVQRDWQKARLFLSLSLQ comes from the coding sequence ATGCCTTCCGAGATCACCACCCTGCTGCGCGCCGCCCAGTCCGGCGACGCCCGGGCCGCCGACCAGGCCATCGCCCTGCTCTACGCCGACCTGCAGCGCCTGGCGCGCAGCCGCCTGCGCCAGAGCGGCGAGCTGACCATGCTGGATGCCACCGGCCTGGTGCACGAGTCCTATCTGCGCCTGCAGCAGCAACAGGGCAAGCTGGACTTCGCCGATCGGAACCATTTCCTCGCCTACGCCGCGCGCGTGATGCACAGCGTGGTGGTGGACCTGGTGCGCGCCCGCGAGGCCGAGCGCCGCGGCGGTGGCGCCGAGCATGTGACGCTCAACACCGCCATCGCCGAGCTGCCGCCGCAGCGCGACGACGAGATCCTGCGCGTGCACGAGGCGCTGGAAGAGCTGGCGCGCCTGGAGCCGCGCCTGGCCCAGGTGGTGGAGCTGCGCTACTTTGGCGGCCTGCTGGAGGCCGAGATCGCCGCGGCCCTGGGCATCACCGAACGCACCGTGCAGCGCGACTGGCAAAAGGCGCGCCTGTTCCTCTCCCTCTCACTGCAATGA
- a CDS encoding diguanylate cyclase domain-containing protein translates to MSASPSSSPVMPVASPPEARQAQAVACEPIVLPDGEHFAALVSRELAQSRRFGKGMGVLLIDAWPHPPQGDALAGAALLKLRQAVAARLRARVRGSDVVATLGEQRFGVILMNAGRKEAELVQARLHKALGGPYGVDEHHLYVRLVMGAAAFPEMGASGTELVRGAEAALLRNTGLPLRA, encoded by the coding sequence GTGAGCGCCAGCCCTTCCTCCAGCCCCGTCATGCCGGTCGCCTCGCCGCCGGAGGCCCGCCAGGCCCAGGCGGTGGCCTGTGAGCCGATCGTCCTGCCCGATGGCGAGCATTTCGCCGCGCTGGTGAGCCGCGAGCTGGCGCAGAGCCGGCGCTTCGGCAAGGGCATGGGCGTGCTGCTGATCGACGCCTGGCCGCATCCGCCGCAGGGCGATGCGCTGGCCGGCGCGGCCCTGCTCAAGCTGCGCCAGGCGGTGGCGGCGCGCCTGCGTGCACGCGTGCGCGGCAGCGATGTGGTGGCCACGCTGGGCGAGCAGCGCTTTGGCGTGATCCTGATGAATGCCGGCCGCAAGGAGGCCGAGCTTGTGCAGGCGCGCCTGCACAAGGCGCTGGGCGGGCCCTATGGCGTCGACGAGCACCACCTCTACGTCCGCCTGGTGATGGGGGCGGCCGCGTTCCCGGAGATGGGTGCCAGCGGGACCGAGCTGGTGCGCGGCGCCGAGGCCGCCCTGCTGCGCAATACCGGGCTGCCGCTGCGCGCCTGA
- a CDS encoding AraC family transcriptional regulator produces MAAPHPPFEEATDRAQYRRPAHRAGVELYHASILHHRFEPHVHEAYGLGAITAGVGRFLWRGGQHLAPRATLMLMNPEDLHTGQAETEAGWGYRMLYLDEPVLRELSGGEAWWFDAAVAHDAGSAAEVAGLIAGLWHAEEPLAFDSQLLQLVQALHRHARVGGRSEGSAAALRYGPVFDYMRAHLHERLSLEQLAAVAGLSPFHFLRSFKAQRHATPQQALMALRLFEAKRLLSQGEAPAAVAAAVGLTDQAHLNRTFLRRYGVTPGRYQAQVWPGRRPAPGP; encoded by the coding sequence ATGGCCGCGCCGCATCCACCGTTTGAAGAGGCCACCGACCGGGCCCAGTACCGCCGCCCCGCGCACCGCGCCGGGGTGGAGCTGTACCACGCCAGCATCCTGCACCATCGCTTCGAACCCCATGTGCACGAGGCCTATGGGCTGGGCGCGATCACCGCCGGGGTGGGGCGCTTCCTGTGGCGCGGCGGCCAGCATCTGGCGCCGCGTGCCACCCTGATGCTGATGAATCCCGAAGACCTGCACACCGGCCAGGCCGAAACCGAGGCTGGCTGGGGCTACCGCATGCTGTACCTGGACGAGCCGGTGCTGCGCGAGCTGAGCGGCGGCGAGGCCTGGTGGTTTGACGCCGCGGTGGCGCACGACGCCGGCAGCGCGGCCGAGGTGGCGGGGCTGATTGCCGGGCTCTGGCATGCCGAGGAACCGCTCGCCTTCGACAGCCAGCTGCTGCAGCTGGTGCAGGCCTTGCACCGTCATGCGCGGGTGGGCGGCCGCAGCGAGGGCAGCGCGGCGGCGCTGCGCTACGGCCCGGTGTTCGACTACATGCGTGCCCATCTGCATGAGCGGCTGAGCCTGGAGCAGCTGGCCGCGGTGGCGGGGCTGAGCCCCTTCCACTTCCTGCGCAGCTTCAAGGCGCAGCGCCATGCCACGCCGCAGCAGGCGCTGATGGCCTTGCGCCTGTTCGAGGCCAAGCGGCTGTTGAGCCAGGGCGAGGCGCCCGCTGCGGTGGCCGCGGCCGTGGGCCTGACCGACCAGGCGCACCTGAATCGCACCTTCCTGCGGCGCTACGGCGTCACGCCGGGGCGCTACCAGGCTCAAGTGTGGCCCGGGCGGCGGCCAGCACCTGGGCCGTGA
- a CDS encoding LysR family transcriptional regulator ArgP yields the protein MLDYSLLAALAAVLREGSFERAARSLHLSASAVSQRIRLLEERVGQVLVQRGPPCTGTEAGLRLARHAERVGMLEQDLLAELPALAPDAQGRITLRLAINADSLATWFIAAAAEIAASEPVLLDLSLEDQEHTAERLRSAEVLAAVTALAAPVQGCRSHALGAMRYIATASPAFARQHFAAGLTAQTLAAAPCLSFNRQDRLQAQWVQQELGQGLTLPTHWLPASQAFVDAACAGLGWGMNPASLVREALADGRLVALGAPLWVPLYWQASRLALPMLERITAQVLAAARATLEPGSAPA from the coding sequence ATGCTCGACTACTCCCTGCTCGCCGCCCTGGCCGCCGTGCTGCGCGAGGGCAGCTTCGAGCGCGCCGCGCGCAGCCTGCATCTGAGCGCCTCGGCGGTTTCGCAGCGCATCAGGTTGCTGGAAGAGCGCGTGGGCCAGGTGCTGGTGCAGCGCGGCCCGCCCTGCACGGGCACCGAGGCCGGCCTGCGCCTGGCGCGCCACGCCGAGCGCGTGGGCATGCTGGAGCAGGACCTGCTGGCCGAGCTGCCCGCGCTGGCCCCCGACGCGCAGGGCCGCATCACCCTGCGCCTGGCCATCAATGCCGATAGCCTGGCCACCTGGTTCATCGCCGCCGCGGCCGAGATCGCCGCCAGCGAGCCGGTGCTGCTGGACCTCAGCCTGGAGGACCAGGAACATACCGCCGAACGGCTGCGCAGCGCCGAGGTGCTGGCCGCCGTCACCGCCCTGGCCGCGCCGGTGCAGGGCTGCCGCAGCCATGCGCTGGGCGCGATGCGCTATATCGCCACCGCCAGCCCCGCCTTCGCGCGCCAGCATTTCGCCGCCGGCCTGACGGCCCAGACCCTGGCCGCCGCGCCCTGCCTCAGCTTCAACCGGCAGGACCGCCTGCAGGCGCAATGGGTGCAACAGGAGCTTGGGCAAGGCCTGACCCTGCCCACGCATTGGTTGCCCGCCAGCCAGGCCTTTGTGGACGCCGCCTGCGCCGGCCTGGGCTGGGGCATGAACCCGGCCAGCCTGGTGCGCGAGGCACTGGCCGATGGCCGGCTGGTGGCGCTGGGCGCGCCGCTGTGGGTGCCGCTCTACTGGCAGGCCAGCCGCCTGGCCCTGCCGATGCTGGAACGCATCACGGCCCAGGTGCTGGCCGCCGCCCGGGCCACACTTGAGCCTGGTAGCGCCCCGGCGTGA
- a CDS encoding LysE/ArgO family amino acid transporter, which yields MHPPSELASSALSGLALSLSLIVAIGAQNAFVLRQGLRREHVFPIVLACGLSDALLMAAGVLGLAAMISQQAALARWLTLGGAAFLTVYGLRALWRARRPESLQAGAGPSVTLRQALMQLAGFTFLNPHVYLDTVLLVGSVGAQQPGAVRALFLTGAASGSLLWFAALGFGARWLAPWFARPRAWQWLDALVGLTMLVLAAQLLRQA from the coding sequence ATGCATCCCCCTTCCGAACTCGCTTCCAGTGCCCTGAGCGGCCTGGCCCTGAGCCTGAGCCTGATCGTCGCGATCGGTGCGCAGAACGCCTTTGTGCTGCGCCAGGGCCTGCGGCGCGAACATGTGTTTCCTATCGTGCTGGCCTGCGGCCTGAGTGACGCGTTGCTGATGGCCGCTGGCGTGCTCGGCCTGGCGGCGATGATCAGCCAGCAGGCGGCGCTGGCACGCTGGCTGACGCTGGGCGGTGCGGCCTTTCTGACCGTCTACGGCCTGCGCGCACTTTGGCGGGCGCGGCGGCCGGAGAGCCTGCAGGCCGGTGCCGGCCCCTCGGTGACGCTGCGCCAGGCCCTCATGCAGCTGGCCGGCTTCACCTTTCTGAACCCGCATGTCTACCTGGACACGGTGCTGCTGGTGGGCTCGGTGGGCGCCCAGCAGCCTGGCGCGGTGCGCGCGCTGTTCCTCACCGGCGCGGCCAGCGGCAGCCTGCTGTGGTTTGCCGCGCTGGGCTTTGGTGCGCGCTGGCTGGCGCCCTGGTTCGCCAGGCCGCGCGCCTGGCAATGGCTGGACGCGCTGGTGGGCCTGACCATGCTGGTGCTGGCGGCGCAGCTGCTGCGTCAGGCCTGA
- a CDS encoding DMT family transporter, with protein MFAGVLFALAAGLLWGLVFVAPLMLPEYPAAMLAAGRYLAFGLIALPLALMDRRELRALGRADWLEAFKLSAIGNFIYYLCLAAAIQRAGGPLPTVVIGTLPVVIAISSNIRDHARDGRLPWLRLLPSLALIAAGIACVNQVELAALAGSSAGDMRRYAQGAGLAVVAVACWTWYPIRNADWLRAHAERSPRAWATAQGLVTLPMALLAFALIALLQAMGLPLLESDFTLPLGPRPWAYMGLMLAVGLFASWIGTLCWNEASQRLPTTLVGQLIVFETLSALAYAFVLRGQAPQALTLAGIVLLVAGVIWALRIRPSRA; from the coding sequence ATGTTTGCTGGTGTCCTGTTTGCCCTTGCGGCCGGCCTTCTGTGGGGTCTGGTCTTTGTCGCGCCCCTGATGTTGCCCGAGTACCCGGCGGCCATGCTGGCAGCCGGCCGCTATCTTGCCTTCGGCCTGATCGCGCTGCCGCTGGCGCTGATGGACCGGCGCGAGCTGCGCGCGCTCGGCCGCGCCGACTGGCTGGAGGCCTTCAAGCTCAGCGCCATCGGCAACTTCATCTACTACCTCTGCCTGGCGGCCGCCATCCAGCGCGCCGGCGGGCCCCTGCCCACCGTCGTCATCGGCACCCTGCCGGTGGTGATCGCGATCAGCTCCAACATCCGCGACCATGCGCGCGACGGCCGCCTGCCCTGGCTGCGCCTGCTGCCCTCGCTGGCCCTGATCGCCGCCGGCATCGCCTGCGTCAACCAGGTGGAGCTGGCGGCGCTGGCGGGCAGCAGCGCCGGCGATATGCGGCGCTATGCGCAGGGCGCCGGCCTGGCGGTGGTGGCGGTGGCCTGCTGGACCTGGTATCCGATCCGCAATGCCGACTGGCTGCGCGCCCATGCCGAGCGCAGCCCGCGTGCCTGGGCCACGGCCCAGGGCCTGGTGACGCTGCCGATGGCCCTGCTGGCCTTCGCGCTGATCGCGCTGCTGCAGGCCATGGGCCTGCCCCTGCTGGAGAGCGATTTCACCCTGCCCCTGGGGCCGCGCCCCTGGGCCTATATGGGGCTGATGCTGGCGGTGGGCCTGTTCGCCTCCTGGATCGGCACGCTGTGCTGGAACGAGGCCAGCCAGCGCCTGCCCACCACCCTGGTGGGCCAGCTGATCGTGTTCGAGACGCTCTCGGCCCTGGCTTATGCCTTTGTGCTGCGCGGCCAAGCGCCGCAAGCCCTGACCCTGGCCGGCATCGTGCTGCTGGTGGCGGGCGTGATCTGGGCGCTCAGGATCAGGCCTAGCCGAGCTTGA